CCtaatttttccaagtgttttggataatttttttgatttgttgAATTTTTAGCAAGATATTTTTTTGTGATTTCTGACAAGAACACAGAGGTAGATTTATCTTTAATCTAAAAATCAAGTGTATGTTCttttaggatcttttcaaatcttgatcGTTTTCACTAGTTTCAAACAAGAATACACATCAATCAGAATCTTTAATCAAGGTTCATTAATAATATCAATAGCTCACATCTTGATACTCCTTTAGCTCAAATAGCCccgtcacaccctagggtgtgcccaCTTTTTTTCCTTTTGCTAGGAGTTTAACCAAAGAGAATCGCTTCTCAATTGgatgatattcttgggagatgtatggtgagtgtcttgggggaagatttctccccacccttgcactatgatattaaaaatgtttGGATAATTGACTTGGTGAGGcctctactcttaaatattttaaataaggcttacgttcggtcttcaatgataaactccctcaagaggcttccttACCTTTAGAGCAAAGGCTTTGCGTATCTCGAGGATATCGGGCGAAGGCTAATCAATGAGAAAAACCGTTGGACATGATTTTCATCATAtcaacatttgattatagtgggttggaatacttggtgttagttgttccccacttaggtcgttcccctctcaccgaccttatgggctACAAGAATAAATAGTACTTCCCAAAAAAATTCTCCAAGTATTTTTTTTGATTTGTAGCCTTAAGTGTAAATTTTGTGGAGAACCTAATAATACTCCTTAGGTTATAATCTAAATCATCTAAAATTATGAACTATAATAGGACAACTATGTTCCTAAATATCTCTTTAGACATCAAAAAATGTTCCTTGTTTTTTAGCTACAAAAGTTAATTAGGAGAAAATTATAATGTAACACTATTTTTGTAATAAATCCTTGATTTTTTTCTCTAGTGTCCTTCAAATTTATATTGTATATGCTTCAATATCACCTTGAAAAtccctttaattttttttaacaaaatcaaAGATATATTTGTTGAGTTACAAAATGACCTCCAAAATAATAAAACTTTTGTCATGCCTTCAAAGTGTCAAGATCATcctttgataccatttgtaatgaaATAAATTGCATAGTAAAAAATCTAATATATTTGTTGCAAATGCTTGATAATAATATGCCACTTTGAGGGGGATTCCTTTAGTATTCTTTACTAAAAACATAAAACTCTACATGATGATATCAAAGGAcccacattctctctctctctgcatacacacacacacacacacacatatatatatatgtttacaaaAAATATAAAACTAGAGAACACTAAATACTAGCATATTTATATCATTATTTAATATTTCCTTCTCATTTTCTACGAGAGAATTATTTTAGTCAAATATTCTTCTTCTATGGATGGATTCATAATTCAAAAGTGCACATATATCACTCAAGGTTTCTTAGGAAAACATTTACTTCATCacaattatttttatttgttaCAAACTTTTTTAATCCAACCATTGTAGTTCAAATCTCTTTATGTACCCTTTTTATTGTccaattatttttatattaacCATCTACATAAAATCTCATATTAAATTTAGTAACTTATTTAAGGGTTTTTTGTCTTTAATTTATATGAGTTTATATTTGTGCATTTTGTTTGTCTACACCATTCCATATTTAATACACAACATAACTCTAAGACATTGGTGTGCAATAGTAGATTTGGTGTCAAAACCAAATACAATATATCATATCTTACCAACTCAAAATAATTTTGCCCATCTCCATTATTCCAACAATATGTAACACTTAAAGATTATTGAGCATACTATAGAAAAGCATCCATAGTTTTATAAACACACCACCTAAGACGATTATTAGTTTGAAGCCACATACCAAATATAGTTACACAAATTTAGGCTTTTTGTTCATAGAGTCGCAATGGAAGGCGGGGAATTGGAATGGTATGAAGATGCATTGCTCTTGGCATGGTAAGACCATATACTTCTGACATATCCAAATTTTCAAAAGTTGTCCCTTTAGGAAGACTCCAATTGAAGCAATGTAATAGTTGTGCAAGGCCAAGATGAACTATGGACAAATCCAAGTTAATTCCAGGGCACCCTCTCCTTCCTGAACCAAAAGGTATGAGTTCAAAATTTTGACCTTTCACATCAATTGGGGTTTTTTGACCTTTCACATCAATTGGGGTTCCTATAAATCTTTCTGGCTTGAATGTATTGGCTTCCTCCCAAGAAATTGGATCTCTTGCAATAGCCCAAGCATTCACAAGAACTTGTGTCATTTTTGGTATTTGATATCCTTCTATTGTTGATTGTTCCATAGACAGATGTGGAATGAGCAATGGAGCAGGTGGGTGAAGTCTTAATGTCTCTTTCACTATTGCTTGTAAATATTGAAGACGAGGTAGATCAGATTCTTCTACCATACGATTGAATCCAACTGTAGAATCAATCTCATGTTGGACACTCATCATTGATGATGAATCTCTAAGTAACTCTGACATTGCCCATTCTAATGTGCCTCCTGAAGTATCTGTGGCTGCACTTAATAAGTCCTGAGAAAAAGACATAACATATTACAACAATTTAAGAAACATATGAACACATGtaataaatacaaatttaaaaaTGTTTTGACCCTTTTCTACCTATTTACTTTTTCaacaatattaataaaaataatagaaaCCTCGTCTACTTGTTTTAGACTTGTATAACTCTTACATTTTAATTGGTTTGAATAAccacaatgaaaattcaaaaaccataaaaaataattgaaaacatAATAACTCTACCAATAAATGAAATTTCCAAGCATAGCAAAGTAAATAGTTACCTACAATAATCAGTGTCCAAATAAGGCACCAACTAAAATGTTAACTGGAAAAGCCAATATCCAGGCATGGCAAGTTCTGTCACATATTTGACTTTATTTTATATGGATGTAATAGATTTGCCCTTATATCGTTTTCTTCTTGGGACCCCATTTTATATCAACACCCCTGTTACCAAAGTTACCTACAACTTGATAAAATTATATCTGTGTAACTTAGACTCTGTATATTCTTGCCATAATATGGCCAATATACCCCAAACATTAGTTGGCCTAAGCTACGCATAAAAATTCTGAAGAACAAGAAATAAAACGCCGAGAacaaaagtatgaagaaaaagtaGTTTACATAGATATAAGGATTGTGTACATACGAAAATAACTTTCTTGATGTGATCTCGTGTAATTTTGATCTCGGCTCATTCATCTTCAGATAGAGAAAGAAGCAAATCTACAAAGTCCTCACACTCCAGATCCCTGCATTCTTTCCTTTTTCCAAAGTGTTCATCCACAATTTTCTCCACAAACAGATGAAAAATCCCAGTAAGCTTGGCTTGTCTTCGTCTATTGCCTTGGAAATCAAGGCAACCCAAGAGAGGAATGTAATCGCTATAGTTAAAACCACCAGCTAGAGCAAGACAATCATCCAAAACTTCCTTGAATGCTCTTCCACCCATCTCATCGTCATTACATGTCTTCCCAAATGACATTCTGCAGATGGTATTATTAGTGAGTAAACCCACCTCCCTGGATAAATCTACGGCAATGGGGTTGACGCCACTGTTATAGTTGGCGATGGCTTTTTGTAGTATTGAGTGTATCATAGCAGAAACTTCTTGGGCTCTTAGGGGTGCAAATGATTTCTACCTCTTGGGAGAAAGAAGCTCAGAAACGACGATTTTGCGCATGAATTTCCAGTATGAGCCATATGGAGATATCGAAACTTTCTGGTGGCTTAGCATATGGTCGTTATCTCCCATGGGAGGGCGGCTAGCAAATAAATGGTCCTGCGTTTTGAGGACTTGTTTAGCCATTTCAGGAGATGATATTATGACTGCTGGGAGAGAACCCAAGTGGAGGGTCATAATTGGGCCATATTTTTGGGCGAGAGAAGAGAAGGACCTGTGA
The nucleotide sequence above comes from Cryptomeria japonica chromosome 11, Sugi_1.0, whole genome shotgun sequence. Encoded proteins:
- the LOC131062278 gene encoding cytochrome P450 71AU50-like, with the protein product MGGRAFKEVLDDCLALAGGFNYSDYIPLLGCLDFQGNRRRQAKLTGIFHLFVEKIVDEHFGKRKECRDLECEDFDLLSAATDTSGGTLEWAMSELLRDSSSMMSVQHEIDSTVGFNRMVEESDLPRLQYLQAIVKETLRLHPPAPLLIPHLSMEQSTIEGYQIPKMTQVLVNAWAIARDPISWEEANTFKPERFIGTPIDVKGQKTPIDVKGQNFELIPFGSGRRGCPGINLDLSIVHLGLAQLLHCFNWSLPKGTTFENLDMSEVYGLTMPRAMHLHTIPIPRLPLRLYEQKA